In the Deferribacter desulfuricans SSM1 genome, ATAGGTCAGGCTGCAAGTATGGCGGCTGTGCTTTTGTCAAGTGGGGCAAAAGGGAAACGTTTTGCTTTACCAAATGCTAGGATTATGATTCATCAACCTCTTGGTGGCTTTCAAGGGCAGGCAAAAGATATTGAAATCCATGCAAATGAGATATTAAGAATGAAAAAGATGTTGAATGAGATACTTTCAAAAAATACAGGTCAACCTATCGAAAAGATTGAAATGGATTCTGATAGAGATTTCTTTATGAGTGCAATGGAAGCTAAAGAGTATGGCTTGATTGACGATTGTATTGAAAAAAGAGGTTGATAATATAGTTGATGAGTTTATTTTTGTTTAGGTGTAGGAGTAAAATTATAGAGGTGTTAATATTATGAGTAAAAAGAATTCGTTGTTCTGTTCTTTCTGTGGAAAGAGTCAGGACGAAGTTAAGAAGTTGATAGCAGGACCAAGTGTCTATATTTGTGATGAGTGCGTAGAGCTATGCTCTGAAATCATACAAGAAGATATGAAGGAAAATGCTGAAGATACCGAGATTAAATTAATAAAGCCTGCAGAGATTAAGGCAAAGCTTGATGAATATGTAATAGGGCAGGATGATGCAAAGCGTGTTTTGAGTGTTGCGGTTTATAATCATTATAAAAGGATACTTTT is a window encoding:
- the clpP gene encoding ATP-dependent Clp endopeptidase proteolytic subunit ClpP is translated as MSFYVPYVVEQTGRGERVYDIYSRLLKDRIIFLGTAIDDNVANVVIAQMLFLEAEDPDKDIYLYINSPGGVITSGLAIYDTMNYIKPDVSTICIGQAASMAAVLLSSGAKGKRFALPNARIMIHQPLGGFQGQAKDIEIHANEILRMKKMLNEILSKNTGQPIEKIEMDSDRDFFMSAMEAKEYGLIDDCIEKRG